The proteins below come from a single Natrinema sp. SYSU A 869 genomic window:
- a CDS encoding HAD family hydrolase — MSADAVFFDFDNTFYPYSPCNRAGKDAARETARELGYDFDRQAFEAFYQDGRRAIKREVPGTAASHDRFLYFKHALERHTGRPKPTEALALGEAYWAAYIDAIDLVPGVEETLETLRDHGIDVAVITNFTARTQLEKLEAVGLAEDIDLLLTSEETGREKPGSVMFTLALSRLERRPSETVMVGDNVEADIVGANAVGLETVLFSADGDEPDGPLEGHREPDHRIDAFADLTEVVL; from the coding sequence ATGAGTGCCGACGCCGTCTTCTTCGACTTCGACAACACGTTCTATCCCTACTCGCCGTGCAATCGGGCGGGGAAGGACGCCGCTCGAGAGACCGCGCGGGAACTGGGCTACGACTTCGATCGCCAGGCGTTCGAGGCGTTCTACCAAGACGGGCGTCGGGCGATCAAGCGTGAAGTTCCCGGTACGGCGGCCTCTCACGATCGATTCCTCTACTTCAAACACGCGCTCGAGCGCCACACCGGCCGACCGAAGCCGACCGAGGCGCTCGCGCTCGGCGAGGCGTACTGGGCGGCGTACATCGACGCGATCGATCTCGTTCCGGGCGTCGAGGAGACCCTCGAGACGTTGCGAGATCACGGGATCGACGTCGCGGTCATCACGAACTTCACGGCGCGGACCCAACTCGAGAAACTCGAGGCGGTCGGACTCGCGGAAGACATCGACCTGCTGCTGACCTCCGAGGAAACGGGCCGCGAGAAACCCGGGTCGGTCATGTTCACGCTGGCGCTGTCGCGCCTCGAGCGTCGCCCGTCCGAGACGGTGATGGTGGGCGACAACGTCGAGGCCGATATCGTCGGGGCCAACGCAGTCGGCCTCGAGACGGTGCTGTTCAGCGCCGACGGCGACGAACCCGACGGTCCACTCGAGGGCCACCGGGAGCCGGACCACCGGATCGATGCGTTCGCGGACCTGACGGAGGTGGTGCTGTGA